In Elaeis guineensis isolate ETL-2024a chromosome 1, EG11, whole genome shotgun sequence, a genomic segment contains:
- the LOC140854664 gene encoding uncharacterized protein produces the protein MRDFDRGYPASLRPYDDGRGLEVVSGKASQTNICRLPSPPVVRRPRAVGGGGVLTSSSGAAPSRAADAEAKRRRRVAGYKAYTVESKVKSSIRKGLRWVKGIVRGW, from the coding sequence ATGCGCGACTTCGATCGGGGCTACCCCGCCTCGCTCCGTCCCTACGACGATGGCCGGGGGCTGGAGGTCGTGAGTGGGAAGGCCAGCCAGACGAATATCTGCCGCCTTCCTTCGCCGCCTGTGGTGCGGCGGCCGCGGGCGGTCGGGGGAGGGGGCGTCCTCACGTCGTCGTCGGGGGCGGCGCCGTCGCGTGccgcggacgcagaggcgaagCGGCGGCGGAGGGTGGCGGGATACAAGGCCTACACGGTGGAGAGCAAGGTCAAGTCCTCGATCCGCAAGGGCCTCCGGTGGGTCAAGGGCATCGTCCGCGGCTGGTGA